One segment of Megachile rotundata isolate GNS110a chromosome 4, iyMegRotu1, whole genome shotgun sequence DNA contains the following:
- the LOC143264262 gene encoding uncharacterized protein LOC143264262, whose translation MYVPHHTKQQKQKNDKNLSPPKPPSRLCTSTHRFILEFIFIPETTERTFPIIAAINHEDHALFTLLGQDRAGQGRSASTFCPLSCPDSEDRTYSKLDVLEDPRRAKKIREILATMVLSFPICIIGPG comes from the exons atgtacgTACCTCATCATACAAAGCAACAAAA ACAAAAGAACGACAAGAACTTGTCACCACCGAAGCCACCTTCTCGACTTTGCACTTCAACTCATCGGTTCATCCTTGAATTCATATTCATACCGGAGACGACGGAACGAACGTTTCCGATCATCGCAGCGATCAATCACGAAGATCATGCCCTGTTCACATTATTGGGTCAGGATAGGGCAGGGCAGGGCCGATCGGCGAGTACATTTTGTCCCCTGTCCTGTCCCGATAGTGAGGATCGGACTTATTCGAAGCTCGACGTTCTCGAGGACCCAAGAAGAGCGAAgaaaattcgggaaattttGGCGACGATGGTACTGTCGTTCCCGATTTGCATTATTGGGCCAGGATAG
- the LOC100875093 gene encoding fatty-acid amide hydrolase 2 isoform X2, whose product MSSKRKVPIMQSKGQILNAIHRIIELIARKIFLFMAFLRGPAESQPPLKDLTLLHSATTLAFKIRNKQLTSEQVLQSYIDRIREIQPVLNCVVEDRFEDALKEARKCDEFIKSQDASSLQALAKEKPFFGVPFTTKDCIGIAKMKQTAGLTIRKNIVAERDAEVVRLMRVAGAIPLATTNVSELAMWWETSNCLYGTTKNPYNTRHIVGGSSGGEGCIQAAAGSPLGIGSDIGGSIRMPCFFNGIFGHKPSKGIVSNDGQYPSAQSEDQDQLLAIGPMCRYAQDLLPTLKVLANKNVDMLRLDEKVDMSKIKVYYMDGDGGQFFTSAVDPEIKEAMKKVVHYFEKAHKIKATKLNIRKLKKSIALWMANMSCKDEKDFTYELSNRNGHITLWWEFLKWMLFMSNHTLIALLTAMFERFAVKHGSDKHMQFMQESKDLYREFQEWNWLLSSSTPYFPKYRARYTLINSYY is encoded by the exons ATGTCGTCAAAGAGAAAAGTTCCCATAATGCAATCCAAGGGACAAATACTAAATGCAATACATcgaataattgaattaattgccaggaaaatatttctgtttatGGCATTCCTAAGAGGTCCTGCTGAATCGCAACCACCTCTAAAAGATTTAACTCTTTTACATAGCGCAACTACTTTAGCCTTTAAAATTAGAAACAAGCAG ttAACTTCAGAGCAGGTACTGCAGTCTTACATAGATAGGATAAGAGAAATTCAACCAGTATTAAACTGCGTAGTTGAGGATCGCTTTGAAGATGCTCTCAAAGAAGCAAGAAAGTgtgatgaatttataaaatctcaGGATGCTTCATCTCTTCAAGCATTAGCTAAAGAAAAGCCTTTCTTTGGTGTGCCTTTTACAACAAAA GACTGTATTGGAATTGCCAAGATGAAACAAACAGCTGGTCTTACTATTCGTAAAAATATTGTCGCTGAACGAGATGCGGAGGTAGTAAGATTAATGAGGGTTGCAGGAGCTATTCCCCTGGCAACGACGAATGTCTCAGAATTAGCCATGTGGTGGGAAACTAGTAACTGTTTATACGGAACTACGAAGAATCCTTACAACACTAGGCACATTGTTGGAGGATCTTCTGGGGGCGAGGGTTGCATACAAGCAGCAGCTGGTTCACCATTAGGTATAGGATCAGATATTGGCGGTTCTATTCGCATGCCATGTTTTTTCAATGGAATTTTCGGGCACAAACCTTCCAAAGGTATAGTTTCTAATGACGGCCAATATCCGAGTGCCCAGAGCGAAGACCAAGACCAATTGCTTGCAATTGGTCCAATGTGTAGATACGCACAAGACCTGTTGCCTACTTTAAAAGTCCTTGCAAATAAAAACGTAGATATGTTACGTTTAGATGAAAAAGTAGATATGTCGAAGATCAAG GTATATTACATGGATGGTGATGGAGGCCAATTTTTTACATCCGCTGTAGATCCTGAGATAAAAGAAGCTATGAAGAAAGTGGTTCATTATTTTGAAAAAGCACATAAGATCAAGGCGACTAAACTTaatattaggaaattgaaaaagagCATCGCTCTTTGGATGGCGAACATGAGTTGTAAAGACGAGAAAGATTTCACCTACGAATTGTCAAATAGAAATGGTCATATAACTCTGTGGTGGGAATTCTTGAAGTGGATGCTATTCATGAGCAATCACACCTTGATAGCTCTTCTTACTGCTATGTTTGAGAGATTCGCGGTGAAACATGGAAGTGACAAACACATGCAGTTCATGCAAGAAAGTAAAGATCTTTATCGGGAATTTCAG GAATGGAATTGGCTCCTATCTTCTTCTACGCCTTACTTTCCGAAATATCGCGCAAGATATACTCTGATTAATTCGTACTATTGA
- the LOC100875093 gene encoding fatty-acid amide hydrolase 2 isoform X1, protein MSSKRKVPIMQSKGQILNAIHRIIELIARKIFLFMAFLRGPAESQPPLKDLTLLHSATTLAFKIRNKQLTSEQVLQSYIDRIREIQPVLNCVVEDRFEDALKEARKCDEFIKSQDASSLQALAKEKPFFGVPFTTKDCIGIAKMKQTAGLTIRKNIVAERDAEVVRLMRVAGAIPLATTNVSELAMWWETSNCLYGTTKNPYNTRHIVGGSSGGEGCIQAAAGSPLGIGSDIGGSIRMPCFFNGIFGHKPSKGIVSNDGQYPSAQSEDQDQLLAIGPMCRYAQDLLPTLKVLANKNVDMLRLDEKVDMSKIKVYYMDGDGGQFFTSAVDPEIKEAMKKVVHYFEKAHKIKATKLNIRKLKKSIALWMANMSCKDEKDFTYELSNRNGHITLWWEFLKWMLFMSNHTLIALLTAMFERFAVKHGSDKHMQFMQESKDLYREFQEFLGEDGVFLYPTHPTAAPLHHEPLIKAFNFSYTGIINVLGLPATACPLGLNKEGLPIGIQIVGGLHQDHLTIAVAEELERAFGGWVPPPIVA, encoded by the exons ATGTCGTCAAAGAGAAAAGTTCCCATAATGCAATCCAAGGGACAAATACTAAATGCAATACATcgaataattgaattaattgccaggaaaatatttctgtttatGGCATTCCTAAGAGGTCCTGCTGAATCGCAACCACCTCTAAAAGATTTAACTCTTTTACATAGCGCAACTACTTTAGCCTTTAAAATTAGAAACAAGCAG ttAACTTCAGAGCAGGTACTGCAGTCTTACATAGATAGGATAAGAGAAATTCAACCAGTATTAAACTGCGTAGTTGAGGATCGCTTTGAAGATGCTCTCAAAGAAGCAAGAAAGTgtgatgaatttataaaatctcaGGATGCTTCATCTCTTCAAGCATTAGCTAAAGAAAAGCCTTTCTTTGGTGTGCCTTTTACAACAAAA GACTGTATTGGAATTGCCAAGATGAAACAAACAGCTGGTCTTACTATTCGTAAAAATATTGTCGCTGAACGAGATGCGGAGGTAGTAAGATTAATGAGGGTTGCAGGAGCTATTCCCCTGGCAACGACGAATGTCTCAGAATTAGCCATGTGGTGGGAAACTAGTAACTGTTTATACGGAACTACGAAGAATCCTTACAACACTAGGCACATTGTTGGAGGATCTTCTGGGGGCGAGGGTTGCATACAAGCAGCAGCTGGTTCACCATTAGGTATAGGATCAGATATTGGCGGTTCTATTCGCATGCCATGTTTTTTCAATGGAATTTTCGGGCACAAACCTTCCAAAGGTATAGTTTCTAATGACGGCCAATATCCGAGTGCCCAGAGCGAAGACCAAGACCAATTGCTTGCAATTGGTCCAATGTGTAGATACGCACAAGACCTGTTGCCTACTTTAAAAGTCCTTGCAAATAAAAACGTAGATATGTTACGTTTAGATGAAAAAGTAGATATGTCGAAGATCAAG GTATATTACATGGATGGTGATGGAGGCCAATTTTTTACATCCGCTGTAGATCCTGAGATAAAAGAAGCTATGAAGAAAGTGGTTCATTATTTTGAAAAAGCACATAAGATCAAGGCGACTAAACTTaatattaggaaattgaaaaagagCATCGCTCTTTGGATGGCGAACATGAGTTGTAAAGACGAGAAAGATTTCACCTACGAATTGTCAAATAGAAATGGTCATATAACTCTGTGGTGGGAATTCTTGAAGTGGATGCTATTCATGAGCAATCACACCTTGATAGCTCTTCTTACTGCTATGTTTGAGAGATTCGCGGTGAAACATGGAAGTGACAAACACATGCAGTTCATGCAAGAAAGTAAAGATCTTTATCGGGAATTTCAG gaGTTTTTAGGCGAAGATGGTGTGTTCTTATATCCTACTCATCCAACTGCAGCACCATTGCATCATGAGCCATTGATTAAGGCATTCAACTTCTCATACACTGGTATCATCAATGTTTTGGGCTTACCTGCCACCGCTTGCCCCTTAGGTCTGAACAAAGAAGGACTCCCCATTGGAATACAG ATTGTCGGTGGGTTACATCAAGATCATTTAACAATAGCTGTAGCTGAAGAATTGGAAAGAGCATTTGGAGGCTGGGTTCCTCCCCCTATCGTAGCTTGA